The following are from one region of the Fusarium keratoplasticum isolate Fu6.1 chromosome 4, whole genome shotgun sequence genome:
- a CDS encoding MFS domain-containing protein, with amino-acid sequence MARQPAEADGRSQPRGLINGWIGEQIEDREELGNPLTNVEDSTLRESCRQLSQEQSKVPFQQLLDAAEVAKHRYEYYCFSKDATDGTSAPDGPGLALKVDLSLDDKKALVAERERLFSGRGMLIIIWTVSLAAFLQGHVQSSINAGSLFAETVGITQPRLINLTASESNYTFGFVQDAINGINNGTYKDTYLDYFIPQNGTYNGTDPAKTDPLGLNMTGLGVTSIAKWQLGGMNAIPFLTAAFPGAPLSLPVNYCFGRRGALGISALLIIASSLGSAFASTWQQVLGARIVGGIAMGIKAVSAPILASETAVGYWRGSTILAWQLWVACGIMIGFVVNLVIASATRVLDTVPSHIYHIVSENRTEIKNGIEIMTPFSFSDYQSRYLAFQLILGAPLVPSILLLIALCFCYESPRFYMRPGTPNYNLERAFEILRKVRKNELQATRDFFLIWWSIKTSAAKQEVKQYPPKAGQVKGGNRDEDVDSGLTYMSRICVVLKLSGRQFKPLFNQRHLRNAMLSSCTVALAQQLCGINVFAFYSNELFSNYGVEKSMGYSFGFGGVNFFFALLAMRSIDIIGRRRWLLSTLPMMSVCLMASAIAYAVDGTTVTDRGAQASESIAGIVFIYLFAAAYSPGLGPIPFTLASESFPLSNREAGASVAISINLLFAGILTILIPSINREFKIEGTLGFFAGMNVVAFILVWLFVEETKRLPLEELEQVYDNPKFDFAKYQLFTRLPYHMKRLISCFGGVEEPESFDEIVLRRRRRAGDLADTSDDDVPQRPGTT; translated from the exons ATGGCTCGCCAACCAGCCGAAGCCGACGGTCGCTCTCAGCCTCGTGGCTTGatcaatggatggattggagAGCAGATCGAAGATCGAGAGGAGCTAGGGAATCCACTGA CCAACGTCGAGGACAGCACTCTTCGAGAATCCTGCAGACAGCTGTCCCAAGAGCAGTCCAAGGTCCCCTTCCAACAACTCCTTGATGCTGCAGAAGTCGCCAAACACCGATACGAGTACTACTGCTTCTCAAAGGATGCCACCGACGGTACCAGCGCCCCTGACGGTCCCGGCCTAGCTCTCAAAGTAGacctcagccttgacgatAAAAAGGCTCTCGTTGCAGAGCGAGAACGGCTCTTCTCCGGCAGGGGgatgctcatcatcatctggaCCGTCTCTCTTGCCGCATTCCTTCAAGGTCATGTCCAGTCATCCATCAACGCAGGGAGTCTATTTGCCGAGACAGTTGGCATCACCCAGCCCCGTCTGATCAACCTCACTGCATCAGAGTCCAACTACACCTTTGGCTTTGTTCAAGATGCCATTAACGGTATCAATAACGGCACATACAAGGACACCTACCTAGACTATTTCATCCCCCAGAATGGCACATACAATGGGACCGATCCAGCCAAAACCGACCCACTGGGCCTCAACATGACTGGACTCGGGGTCACCAGCATTGCAAAGTGGCAGCTGGGCGGTATGAATGCCATTCCCTTCCTCACGGCAGCCTTCCCGGGCGCACCGCTTTCTCTACCTGTCAACTATTGCTTTGGTCGTCGCGGGGCCCTCGGTATCTCTGCCCTTCTCATCATTGCCAGTTCTCTGGGCTCGGCCTTTGCTTCCACGTGGCAGCAGGTCCTTGGTGCAAGGATCGTCGGTGGAATAG CCATGGGAATCAAAGCAGTCAGCGCCCCTATCCTCGCCTCCGAGACGGCCGTGGGTTACTGGAGAGGCTCTACCATCCTAGCATGGCAGCTATG GGTCGCGTGTGGCATCATGATCGGTTTCGTCGTCAACCTCGTAATCGCCAGTGCCACAAGAGTCCTCGACACGGTGCCCTCTCACATCTACCACATTGTCAGCGAGAACCGCACTGAAATCAAGAACGGCATCGAAATCATGACCCCATTCTCTTTCTCCGATTACCAGTCACGCTATCTCGCCTTTCAACTGATCCTCGGCGCCCCTCTTGTTCCTTCAATACTACTTCTCATCGCCTTGTGCTTTTGCTACGAGAGCCCACGGTTCTACATGAGACCGGGGACGCCCAACTACAACCTCGAACGAGCCTTTGAGATTCTCCGTAAAGTCCGCAAAAATGAG CTCCAAGCTACTCGtgacttcttcctcatctggTGGTCGATCAAGACTAGCGCCGCCAAACAGGAAGTGAAGCAATATCCACCCAAGGCCGGTCAAGTCAAGGGGGGGAATagggatgaggatgtcgacTCGGGCTTGACATACATGTCTCGCATCTGCGTGGTCCTCAAGCTCTCTGGAAGACAGTTCAAGCCTCTGTTCAATCAGCGGCATCTGAGAAACGCCATGTTGAGCAGCTGTACCGTTGCTCTGGCCCAGCAGCTCTGTGGCA TCAACGTATTCGCCTTTTACTCAA ACGAGCTTTTCAGCAACTACGGAGTCGAGAAGAGTATGGGATACAGTTTTGGTTTCGGTGGTGtcaacttcttctttgccttgctAGCAATGAG GTCCATCGATATCATCGGACGAAGACGCTGGCTCTTGTCCACCCTCCCGATGATGAGTGTCTgtttgatggcctcggctATTGCCTACGCAGTCGACGGCACAACAGTCACAGACCGAGGAGCCCAAGCTTCCGAGTCCATTGCTggcatcgtcttcatctACT TGTTTGCTGCTGCATACTCTCCGGGTCTTG GTCCAATCCCCTTTACTCTCGCCTCTGAAAG TTTCCCTCTGTCAAACCGAGAAGCC GGTGCTTCAGTAGCCATATCCATCAACCTGCTCTTTGCGGGTATCCTAACAATCCTGATTCCCAGCATCAACAGAGAGTTCAAGATTGAAGGCACTCtcggcttctttgctggAATGAACGTGGTCGCGTTCATCCTTGTCTGGCTGTTTGTCGAGGAGACAAAGCGGCTACCCCTGGAGGAACTGGAACAGGTGTATGACAACCCCAAGTTCGATTTTGCCAAGTATCAGCTCTTTACGCGTCTTCCTTACCATATGAAGCGGTTGATTTCTTGCTTCGGGGGTGTCGAGGAGCCAGAGAGCTTTGACGAGATCGTGctaaggaggaggaggagagcggGAGATCTGGCTGACACGTCAGATGATGATGTTCCGCAGCGACCAGGGACTACATAG
- a CDS encoding Zn(2)-C6 fungal-type domain-containing protein, translating into MSGSPPPPSPTSHASVHAYASNGLEMLQAASDAAHAINHQINSPQALQHAAVAAAEAVGHHQHQTLDATSSPDGLQPHHVVAGGVPHATDMATHLVPGPGGVMRDPTINPKLTRLRRACDMCSMRKVKCDDSNVPCRPCRELGVDCTFNRETKRRGPPNKHAEAAKAAKRARADSQAVATAAAVFGAMSPSPQTAAKTLMNISTEGVLDAESIAPMPVLELLVDDFFTYIHPLAPFPHEPTFRQSFANREDRTKPEFLGLLASMICALVASFPRSAREHLKAQHSTHLFPRAIVMVEKCREISLLTRGSKWPLKQPKTLDDAATSYFLGLASGYTHQWNASGQFMAETLTLLRELGFHRPKHPGDLPTFGNDNCSPDPLPFNHVKDQIGKRIFYCLLLGVRSFSQLGASSADMVIAPSTPSLPYPAYPENVDDICVLANEVIHQQDGSVTLLTGFRFAIDIYTTMNGIVSLELAYGMSTLPWADQRILLRDGLLAAKSITDNLPPELQLGNHGDEATSLDEAGMHYVPPAWPNSQPAHDLRNVIKNQPARRRHLQYEIQKGNIYVSQLATRSYFVELYFDLRDVHLSEQQQDTNPIDGQSEEEKAAQDADEKEIYDFMSSERELIVQGLLTVLGSISQRNMEPNGGSLINKIRQVASTLLNDAPERKGPFAIKSEEALSQLINILVKLEKTGATNGTGLEATDPNQMTSQDEEEELRNWADLRDYQLRFAAHGGFGGNL; encoded by the exons ATGTCGGgctcacctcctccaccctcACCCACGTCGCATGCCTCGGTCCACGCCTACGCCAGCAATGGCCTCGAAATGCTCCAGGCCGCCAGCGATGCCGCTCATGCTATAAACCACCAGATTAACAGCCCTCAGGCCCTCCAGCATGCTGCCGTGGCTGCCGCTGAGGCCGTTggtcaccaccaacaccagacGCTCGACGCGACATCTTCCCCGGATGGCCTCCAACCCCACCATGTCGTTGCTGGAGGGGTTCCCCATGCGACGGATATGGCGACTCACCTCGTCCCTGGTCCTGGCGGGGTTATGCGCGATCCGACTATTAACCCCAAATTAACCCGTCTCCGACGCGCCTGTGATATGTGTAGTATGCGCAAAGTCAAGTGTGACGACTCCAACGTCCCCTGCAGACCATGCCGAGAACTGGGTGTCGACTGTACCTTTAACCGTGAGACGAAGCGGCGAGGCCCCCCAAACAAGCATGCTGAGGCCGCAAAGGCTGCTAAGCGTGCGCGCGCGGACTCTCAAGCAGTGGCGACAGCTGCTGCTGTGTTTGGAGCCATGTCACCTTCACCTCAGACTGCGGCCAAGACGTTGATGAACATCTCGACTGAGGGTGTTCTGGACGCCGAATCTATCGCACCAATGCctgttcttgagctcctggtTGATGACTTCTTCACATACATCCACCCCCTGGCGCCGTTTCCTCATGAGCCTACATTCCGCCAGTCTTTTGCCAATCGCGAAGATCGCACCAAACCCGAGTTCCTTGGTCTGCTGGCGAGCATGATCTGCGCCCTCGTGGCATCCTTTCCACGAAGCGCAAGAGAGCATCTCaaagcacagcacagcactCATCTCTTCCCTCGGGCAATCGTCATGGTTGAAAAATGCCGCGAGATTTCGTTGCTTACACGAGGGAGCAAGTGGCCGCTCAAGCAGCCCAAGACGCTTGACGACGCTGCGACTAGCTATTTCCTGGGCCTGGCCTCGGGATATACCCATCAGTGGAACGCCTCGGGTCAATTCATGGCCGAAACCTTGACCCTTCTCCGCGAGCTCGGCTTCCATCGACCCAAGCACCCCGGGGATTTGCCTACTTTTGGTAACGACAACTGTTCACCGGACCCCCTGCCGTTTAACCACGTCAAAGACCAGATTGGGAAGCGCATTTTCTAttgccttctccttggcgtGCG TTCCTTCTCACAACTCGGTGCTTCTTCTGCGGATATGGTGATTGCGCCCTCAACCCCTAGCCTCCCATATCCCGCGTATCCTGAAAATGTGGACGACATTTGTGTCCTCGCCAACGAAGTCATCCATCAGCAGGATGGCAGCGTTACCCTTTTGACGGGCTTCCGGTTCGCTATTGACATTTACACCACCATGAACGGCATCGTCAGTCTCGAGCTGGCTTATGGCATGAGCACTCTTCCTTGGGCCGATCAGCGCATCCTGCTCCGGGATGGCCTTCTGGCGGCCAAGAGTATCACAGATAACCTCCCACCAGAGCTTCAGCTTGGAAACCACGGGGATGAGGCCACCAGCTTGGACGAAGCTGGGATGCATTACGTGCCCCCAGCCTGGCCAAACAGTCAGCCCGCGCACGACCTGCGCAACGTGATCAAGAATCAACCAGCGCGGCGTCGTCACCTCCAGTACGAGATTCAGAAGGGCAACATCTATGTCTCGCAACTGGCGACTCGGTCATATTTCGTCGAACTCTACTTTGACCTTCGCGATGTTCATCTTTccgagcagcagcaggacaCCAACCCCATTGATGGTCAgtcggaggaggaaaaggcagcACAGGATGCTGATGAAAAGGAAATCTACGATTTCATGTCGTCCGAGCGGGAGCTCATTGTCCAGGGCCTCCTTACGGTTCTAGGATCAATTTCCCAGCGCAACATGGAGCCAAACGGAGGctccctcatcaacaagatccgCCAGGTAGCATCGACACTCCTGAACGATGCACCGGAGCGCAAGGGACCGTTTGCGATCAAGTCGGAGGAGGCGCTTTCACAACTGATCAACATTCTCGTCAAGCTGGAAAAGACGGGCGCCACCAACGGCACGGGTCTCGAGGCGACAGATCCGAACCAAATGACGTCgcaagatgaggaggaggagctaCGTAACTGGGCTGACCTCCGCGACTACCAGCTACGATTCGCAGCTCATGGGGGATTTGGCGGCAACCTGTGA